The following are encoded together in the Flammeovirga agarivorans genome:
- a CDS encoding TAT-variant-translocated molybdopterin oxidoreductase: MAKKEYWKGVEQLTNNPEFVKYADKEFPEHLPIKDAYGDNSEGEFKSNRRDFLKVMGFSVAAVSLAACEAPVKKAIPYLNKPENVDPGVANYYASTFFNGSDAMPVVVKTREGRPIFIEGNTFSKYSNGAITARANASIMGLYDESRAKDPSKGGVKTTWKKADAEIIKGLNAAGKVAVVSNSIVSPSTKKVLNQFADKFNAEVVTYDQDNNSAIIEANKQQFGKAAVPSYAFGKADVVVSFNADFLGNWVAPGIFSTDFSATRKVGPNKKKMSQLFSFETMLTLTGAAADYRSPLKPSQEGLAVAALYNAVAKATGNATVKGTIKDANISRAAKALLKAKGKSLVVSGINDINVQLLVNGINQMLSNYGKTIDLNTPLYTRQGSDVQMNKFVDSLKAGKYGAVVFYNCNPVYDYARGKEIAAGIKKAKLSVATNDRLDTTAALCTFNAPDTHFLEAWNDAEFKRGYFSVAQPTINKIFNTRQAQDSFLTWMGSEEEYDELVKSFWKKDIFALQSSEGNAQSFWVRSLHNGIFETENTGSYKSVHDAGSSDVDYSASFDAASAGNKVAAKFKTSSDWEFVAYSASVMGHGAMANNPYIQETPDPITKVTWGNFVAISPEDAKKLEAHQEFETQKKVVEVTTKAGKFKLPVIMQPGLASGVVAVALGYGQEKVGKVAAEAAGFNAMSLLSAKGLTTYAITSGVSVVATGETEQVAQTQTHETIMSRESIIQETTLAEYVKNPAASRHEVMISTYNGKEKPTDISAWDINNDGYKKDDHRPKEQKPGTALLWNSVTGIEADVHEYPNHHWGLAIDLNSCDGCSACVTACHIENNVPIVGKEEVINRREMHWLRLDRYYSQRPEEEFTEEENASLTDYAKMERAARNPEVVFQPMMCQHCNNAPCETVCPVAATTHSSEGLNQMTYNRCIGTKYCANNCPYKVRRFNWFKYHNNEEFDYHMNNDLGKMVLNPDVTVRSRGVMEKCSMCVQRTQAGKLNAKREGRPLVDSDVSTACASACATGAIKFGDLNNPESGVRQLLEGELKERAYNVLDEINTRPNVYYLAKVRNKDAKHS, from the coding sequence ATGGCAAAGAAAGAATATTGGAAGGGTGTTGAGCAACTAACCAACAACCCTGAATTTGTAAAATATGCTGACAAAGAATTCCCAGAGCACCTTCCTATTAAAGATGCTTACGGAGATAACTCGGAAGGGGAATTCAAAAGCAACAGACGAGACTTCTTAAAAGTAATGGGATTCTCTGTAGCTGCGGTTTCTTTAGCAGCTTGTGAGGCTCCAGTTAAGAAGGCTATTCCTTACCTAAATAAGCCAGAAAACGTTGATCCAGGTGTAGCAAACTATTATGCTTCAACTTTCTTCAACGGTTCTGATGCAATGCCTGTAGTAGTTAAGACTAGAGAAGGTCGTCCTATCTTTATTGAAGGTAACACATTCTCTAAGTATTCAAACGGAGCTATTACTGCTCGTGCGAATGCATCTATTATGGGACTTTATGATGAGTCTAGAGCAAAAGATCCTTCTAAGGGTGGTGTAAAAACTACTTGGAAAAAGGCTGATGCGGAAATCATCAAAGGTTTAAATGCAGCTGGTAAGGTAGCGGTAGTTTCAAACTCTATCGTATCACCATCAACTAAGAAAGTTTTAAATCAATTTGCAGATAAGTTTAATGCGGAAGTAGTAACATACGACCAAGACAACAACTCTGCAATTATTGAAGCGAATAAACAACAGTTCGGTAAAGCAGCTGTTCCTTCTTATGCATTCGGAAAAGCAGATGTAGTAGTTAGTTTTAATGCTGACTTCTTAGGAAACTGGGTAGCACCTGGTATTTTCTCTACAGACTTTTCTGCAACACGTAAAGTAGGACCAAACAAGAAGAAAATGTCTCAATTGTTCTCTTTTGAAACAATGTTGACATTAACTGGTGCTGCAGCAGATTACCGTTCACCTTTAAAACCTTCGCAAGAAGGATTAGCAGTAGCAGCTCTTTACAACGCAGTTGCAAAGGCTACAGGTAACGCTACTGTAAAAGGTACAATCAAAGACGCTAATATTTCACGTGCTGCTAAGGCATTGTTGAAAGCAAAAGGTAAGTCTTTAGTAGTTTCAGGTATCAATGATATCAATGTTCAACTTTTAGTGAACGGTATCAACCAAATGTTATCGAACTACGGTAAGACTATCGATTTAAATACTCCTCTTTACACTCGTCAAGGATCAGATGTTCAAATGAACAAATTTGTTGATTCATTGAAAGCTGGTAAATATGGTGCAGTTGTATTCTATAACTGTAACCCTGTTTATGATTACGCTAGAGGTAAAGAAATTGCAGCAGGTATTAAGAAAGCTAAGCTTTCTGTAGCGACAAATGATCGTTTAGATACAACAGCTGCTCTTTGTACGTTCAATGCACCTGATACTCACTTCTTGGAAGCATGGAATGATGCAGAATTTAAGAGAGGATATTTCAGTGTAGCACAACCTACAATCAACAAAATCTTTAATACTCGTCAAGCTCAAGATTCATTCTTAACTTGGATGGGTTCTGAAGAAGAGTATGATGAGTTAGTGAAATCATTCTGGAAAAAAGACATTTTTGCACTTCAGTCTAGCGAAGGAAATGCACAGTCATTCTGGGTGAGATCATTACACAATGGTATTTTCGAAACAGAAAATACAGGTAGCTATAAATCTGTTCATGATGCGGGCTCAAGTGATGTAGATTATTCTGCTTCATTCGATGCTGCTTCAGCAGGTAACAAAGTAGCTGCTAAATTTAAAACTTCTTCTGATTGGGAATTTGTAGCTTACTCTGCTTCAGTAATGGGGCATGGTGCAATGGCTAACAACCCTTATATTCAAGAAACTCCTGATCCAATCACAAAAGTGACTTGGGGTAACTTCGTAGCAATCTCTCCTGAGGATGCTAAAAAGTTAGAAGCTCATCAAGAGTTTGAAACTCAGAAGAAAGTTGTTGAGGTTACTACAAAAGCTGGTAAGTTTAAACTACCAGTAATTATGCAGCCAGGTCTTGCATCTGGTGTAGTTGCTGTAGCTTTAGGTTATGGTCAAGAAAAAGTAGGTAAAGTAGCTGCTGAGGCTGCTGGTTTCAATGCAATGTCATTATTATCAGCAAAAGGTCTTACTACTTATGCTATTACTTCAGGTGTTTCTGTTGTAGCAACTGGTGAAACTGAGCAAGTAGCTCAAACTCAAACTCATGAAACTATCATGAGCCGTGAGTCAATCATCCAAGAAACTACTTTAGCAGAATATGTGAAGAACCCTGCTGCTTCTCGTCATGAGGTAATGATTTCTACTTATAATGGAAAAGAAAAACCTACAGATATCTCAGCTTGGGATATTAATAATGACGGTTACAAGAAGGATGATCACAGACCGAAAGAACAAAAGCCAGGTACTGCATTATTGTGGAACTCTGTAACAGGAATCGAAGCTGATGTTCATGAATACCCTAATCACCACTGGGGATTAGCAATTGACTTGAACTCATGTGATGGTTGTTCGGCATGTGTAACTGCTTGTCATATTGAAAACAATGTGCCAATCGTAGGTAAAGAAGAAGTAATCAACCGTCGTGAGATGCACTGGTTACGTCTTGACCGTTACTACAGCCAACGTCCAGAAGAAGAATTTACTGAGGAAGAAAATGCATCATTAACGGATTATGCTAAAATGGAGCGTGCTGCACGTAACCCAGAAGTAGTATTCCAACCAATGATGTGTCAGCACTGTAACAACGCTCCTTGTGAGACTGTATGTCCAGTAGCTGCAACTACTCACTCTTCTGAAGGATTGAACCAAATGACTTACAACAGATGTATCGGTACTAAATACTGTGCGAACAACTGTCCTTACAAAGTACGTCGTTTCAACTGGTTCAAATACCATAACAATGAGGAGTTTGACTATCACATGAATAACGATTTAGGTAAGATGGTATTAAATCCAGACGTTACTGTTCGTTCTCGTGGTGTGATGGAAAAATGTTCTATGTGTGTTCAAAGAACTCAAGCAGGTAAGTTGAATGCTAAGAGAGAAGGCCGTCCATTGGTTGACTCTGACGTTTCAACAGCTTGTGCTTCTGCATGTGCGACTGGTGCAATCAAGTTTGGTGACTTGAATAACCCAGAATCTGGAGTTCGCCAACTATTAGAGGGTGAATTGAAAGAGCGTGCATACAATGTATTAGATGAAATCAATACACGTCCTAACGTTTACTACCTAGCTAAGGTAAGAAACAAAGACGCCAAGCACTCATAG
- a CDS encoding FKBP-type peptidyl-prolyl cis-trans isomerase has product MSVAEKGKKVKVHYLGTLNNGDKFDSSYDRNEPIAFTVGAGQMIKGFDAAVEGMKVGDKKSVNIPCDEAYGPAREDLIIEFKRSDIPADMNPNVGDQIGLQSPQGPIPATVVELTEEIIKVDANSPMAGKDLNFDIELVEVCDDAECEDGNCNC; this is encoded by the coding sequence ATGTCAGTAGCTGAAAAGGGAAAAAAAGTTAAAGTACATTACTTAGGTACTTTAAACAATGGTGATAAATTTGATTCATCTTATGACAGAAATGAACCAATCGCTTTCACTGTAGGTGCAGGTCAAATGATCAAAGGATTTGACGCAGCTGTAGAAGGTATGAAAGTTGGTGACAAGAAGTCAGTAAATATCCCATGTGACGAAGCTTACGGTCCTGCTCGTGAAGATTTAATCATCGAGTTCAAGCGTAGCGACATCCCTGCAGATATGAACCCTAACGTAGGTGATCAAATTGGTTTACAAAGCCCTCAAGGTCCAATTCCAGCAACTGTTGTTGAATTGACTGAAGAAATCATCAAAGTTGATGCTAACTCTCCAATGGCGGGTAAAGACTTAAACTTCGATATCGAATTAGTTGAAGTTTGTGACGACGCTGAGTGTGAGGACGGAAACTGCAACTGCTAG
- a CDS encoding acyl-CoA thioesterase, translating into MKLEKKAKESFVTSAEMVLPNDTNPLNNLMGGRLLHLMDVVAAISAQKHSNRIVVTASVDNVSFKHSPALGDTVTLEAHVTRAFNSSMEVFIRVWSENIPNGTKVETNNAFFTFVAVDQSGRPITVPKLIPETKEEKRLYEGALQRREVRLMMAGRIKAKDATSLHSIFEDYKNGAE; encoded by the coding sequence ATGAAATTGGAGAAAAAAGCAAAAGAATCATTTGTAACAAGTGCCGAAATGGTACTTCCTAACGACACGAACCCTTTAAATAATCTAATGGGTGGTAGATTATTACATTTAATGGATGTGGTCGCAGCTATTTCTGCTCAGAAACATTCCAATAGAATTGTCGTAACTGCTTCAGTAGATAATGTTTCTTTTAAACATTCTCCTGCACTAGGCGATACAGTTACTCTAGAAGCTCATGTAACAAGAGCATTTAACTCATCTATGGAAGTCTTTATTAGGGTCTGGAGCGAAAATATTCCGAATGGGACCAAGGTAGAAACAAACAACGCATTTTTCACATTTGTGGCTGTAGATCAATCTGGAAGACCGATCACAGTACCAAAGCTTATACCTGAAACAAAGGAAGAAAAAAGACTCTATGAGGGGGCTTTACAGAGAAGAGAAGTTAGGTTGATGATGGCTGGTAGGATCAAAGCAAAAGATGCCACATCATTACATTCAATATTTGAAGATTACAAGAATGGAGCGGAATAG
- a CDS encoding phenylalanine--tRNA ligase subunit alpha, with the protein MLEQIKKIEEQIEKATAATKEELEEFRVGVVGRKGIIADLFSKMKEIAPEERKTFGQTVNALKNAAQDKFNELQDTLESLQASDIEHSDLTLPNIPNEMGSVHPITKVREEISRIFERVGFNISEGPEIEDDWHNFSALNFPPNHPAREMQDTFFIEKDPDIALRTHTSSVQVRVMENQKPPIRTLSPGRVYRNETISARAHCIFHQVEGLYIDKNVSFKDLKDTLYYFAKEFFGPNTKIRLRPSYFPFTEPSAELDVSCTVCSGKGCNICKYTGWVEIGGCGMVDPNVLKASGIDPEEYTGFAFGMGIERMTMLKYRINDLRLFTENDLRFLRQFSAL; encoded by the coding sequence ATGCTTGAGCAGATAAAAAAAATTGAAGAACAAATAGAGAAGGCTACAGCTGCAACTAAAGAAGAGCTGGAAGAATTCCGTGTAGGTGTTGTTGGTAGAAAAGGTATTATCGCTGATCTTTTTTCAAAAATGAAAGAAATCGCTCCAGAAGAAAGAAAGACTTTTGGACAAACAGTGAATGCTTTAAAAAACGCTGCTCAAGATAAATTTAATGAGCTTCAAGATACTTTAGAGTCTTTACAAGCTTCAGATATTGAGCACAGTGATTTAACGTTGCCAAATATTCCTAACGAAATGGGTTCTGTTCACCCAATTACAAAAGTTCGTGAGGAAATTTCAAGAATCTTCGAGCGTGTTGGCTTCAATATCTCTGAAGGTCCAGAAATCGAAGACGATTGGCACAACTTCTCTGCTTTAAATTTTCCTCCAAATCACCCTGCTAGAGAAATGCAAGATACTTTCTTTATCGAGAAAGATCCTGATATTGCTCTTCGTACTCACACTTCTTCAGTGCAAGTACGTGTGATGGAAAATCAAAAGCCTCCAATTAGAACTTTATCTCCTGGTAGAGTATACAGAAATGAAACTATTTCAGCTAGAGCACACTGTATCTTCCACCAAGTAGAAGGTTTATATATTGATAAGAATGTATCTTTCAAAGATTTAAAAGATACTTTATATTATTTCGCAAAAGAATTCTTCGGTCCTAATACTAAAATTAGATTAAGACCATCATACTTCCCATTCACAGAGCCATCAGCCGAACTTGATGTGAGCTGTACTGTTTGTAGTGGTAAAGGATGTAACATCTGTAAGTATACTGGATGGGTAGAAATTGGAGGATGCGGAATGGTAGATCCAAACGTATTAAAAGCTTCGGGTATTGATCCTGAAGAATATACAGGTTTTGCTTTCGGTATGGGTATTGAACGTATGACGATGTTGAAATACAGAATCAATGATTTAAGGTTATTTACTGAGAATGATCTTAGATTCTTACGTCAATTCTCAGCTTTATAA
- a CDS encoding class I SAM-dependent methyltransferase yields MINKATKEFILNNEKANPTDVVLMSQKLIDVDSKVAAHQIVSRQKAKKKLPAWYNNIDIEYPAKVPLEQSSSERAARHKASLIKGKTLIDLTGGMGVDDWAFSYSFDQVIYAERQEDLSEVTQRNFNVLGRENITVISGDSLQWLAESDVELDAIYIDPARRDKENRKLVRIDECEPNVLEHIDLFQQKSATLLIKLSPMIDIKHTLRQLEKVTDVWVVAVDGECKEVLFLVDFQNQLDKTNIHCVDLKGKEETVTFSFIHEDEEYLEVELASELQQYLYEPNASVMKGGGFKVIASQFGLKKLHLNTHLYTSDTLLENFPGRRFLINKTVPVQKKAVKKEIPNAKANLSVRNFPQTVDQLKAKLKLKDGGDTYIFATTILNNEKILVVCERVTTSQ; encoded by the coding sequence ATGATAAACAAAGCAACCAAAGAATTTATTTTAAACAATGAAAAAGCCAATCCAACGGATGTGGTATTGATGTCTCAGAAACTAATTGATGTAGATAGCAAGGTAGCTGCACATCAAATAGTATCAAGACAAAAAGCCAAGAAGAAACTTCCGGCTTGGTATAACAACATTGATATAGAATATCCTGCAAAGGTACCTTTGGAACAGAGTTCATCAGAAAGAGCAGCAAGGCATAAAGCAAGCTTAATCAAAGGAAAAACACTTATCGATCTCACAGGTGGAATGGGTGTAGATGATTGGGCCTTTTCATATTCTTTTGATCAAGTGATATATGCTGAAAGACAAGAGGATTTATCAGAAGTAACACAAAGGAACTTTAACGTCTTAGGACGAGAAAACATTACTGTGATCAGTGGTGATAGTTTGCAGTGGTTAGCAGAAAGTGATGTTGAGTTAGATGCTATTTATATAGATCCGGCAAGAAGAGATAAGGAGAATAGAAAACTTGTTCGCATTGATGAATGTGAGCCAAATGTTTTAGAACACATTGACCTCTTTCAACAAAAGTCAGCGACTTTATTGATCAAGTTATCTCCAATGATTGATATAAAACACACTTTACGTCAATTAGAGAAAGTAACGGATGTTTGGGTAGTGGCAGTAGATGGAGAATGTAAAGAAGTTTTGTTCTTGGTCGATTTTCAAAATCAGTTGGATAAAACCAATATTCATTGTGTCGATTTAAAGGGAAAGGAAGAAACTGTTACTTTTTCGTTTATTCATGAGGATGAAGAGTACTTAGAAGTAGAATTGGCAAGTGAATTGCAACAATATTTATACGAACCAAATGCTTCTGTCATGAAAGGTGGTGGCTTTAAAGTAATCGCAAGTCAATTTGGCTTGAAAAAATTACACCTAAACACACACCTCTATACATCGGATACTCTTTTAGAAAACTTTCCTGGACGAAGGTTTTTAATCAATAAAACAGTGCCTGTACAGAAAAAAGCGGTGAAGAAAGAAATCCCTAACGCTAAGGCAAATTTATCTGTGCGTAATTTTCCTCAAACAGTAGATCAGTTAAAAGCAAAACTGAAATTAAAAGATGGGGGAGATACCTATATTTTCGCTACAACAATACTAAACAACGAGAAAATTTTAGTAGTATGCGAACGTGTTACAACATCACAGTAA
- a CDS encoding c-type cytochrome translates to MSIGRSVLRLRSILAVVCGLLLASTSVFGQGDGIPTDEAAISAGMELFDGNCSSCHQVHEKGVGPALKNVYERRDVKWLTNFIKHPGKTIESGDAYAVALYDQFKPTIMPNQDLSDEEILQVLAYVKDATIKGPAKPAAAAADATGEAAAAPQGMVVSSNLLVGVIIGLLVLLGVVLIVLVVLANVLTQYLRQQKGLDPEDEAYINEKFSLAAIFKSQIFIGLSSFVFVMVVAKVTIDALFAIGVQQGYAPDQPIKFSHKLHAGYYEIDCKYCHTGVEKSKNANIPSANICMNCHNSIRQNSPEIQKIYAAIENDEPIQWVRVHNLPDLAYFNHSQHVKVGGVECQTCHGEIEKMEVVQQHSLLTMGWCIDCHRKTDVNAKGNAYYDKMVEMHDATSKEPMKVKDIGGLECAKCHY, encoded by the coding sequence ATGAGTATCGGCAGAAGTGTATTAAGGTTGCGTTCTATATTGGCAGTAGTATGCGGATTACTCTTGGCAAGCACATCAGTGTTTGGACAGGGTGATGGCATTCCTACTGATGAAGCAGCAATCTCGGCCGGGATGGAACTTTTCGATGGAAACTGTTCTTCCTGTCACCAAGTACACGAAAAGGGCGTCGGGCCGGCGCTGAAGAATGTTTATGAGCGTCGTGATGTCAAGTGGCTGACTAACTTTATCAAACATCCAGGTAAAACAATTGAAAGTGGTGATGCTTACGCAGTAGCATTATACGATCAGTTCAAACCTACTATTATGCCTAACCAAGATCTTTCAGATGAAGAGATCTTACAGGTTTTAGCATATGTTAAAGATGCGACGATAAAAGGTCCAGCTAAACCGGCAGCTGCAGCAGCAGACGCTACAGGTGAGGCAGCAGCAGCTCCTCAAGGTATGGTAGTTTCTTCTAACTTATTAGTTGGAGTGATTATCGGTTTACTAGTTTTACTAGGTGTAGTCTTAATTGTATTAGTAGTTTTAGCTAACGTTTTAACTCAATACTTAAGACAACAAAAAGGTCTTGATCCAGAAGATGAGGCATACATCAATGAGAAGTTTAGCTTAGCAGCTATCTTCAAAAGCCAAATTTTCATCGGACTATCTTCTTTTGTATTCGTAATGGTAGTAGCTAAAGTAACTATTGATGCTTTATTCGCTATCGGTGTACAACAAGGATATGCTCCAGATCAACCAATCAAATTCTCACACAAGCTTCACGCAGGTTATTACGAGATTGATTGTAAGTACTGTCACACAGGTGTAGAAAAATCTAAAAACGCGAACATCCCTTCAGCGAACATCTGTATGAACTGTCACAACAGTATCCGTCAAAACTCGCCTGAGATCCAAAAAATCTATGCAGCGATTGAGAATGACGAGCCTATCCAATGGGTACGTGTTCACAACTTGCCAGATTTAGCGTATTTCAACCACTCTCAACACGTAAAAGTTGGTGGTGTCGAGTGTCAAACTTGTCACGGTGAAATCGAGAAGATGGAAGTAGTACAACAACATTCATTATTAACAATGGGTTGGTGTATCGACTGTCACCGTAAGACAGATGTAAACGCAAAAGGTAATGCGTATTATGACAAGATGGTAGAAATGCACGATGCTACTTCTAAAGAACCAATGAAAGTAAAAGACATTGGTGGTTTAGAGTGTGCTAAATGTCACTACTAA
- the buk gene encoding butyrate kinase, protein MSHKILVINPGSTSTKVAVYDGENELYTQTLRHSTEELNKFQEEDEQLNFRKQKVIEFLKEKSVALSDLDIVMARGGLSKPIESGVYLVDEDLLHDLKETPRKHASNWAAKIAFDIAQEGNVQACIADPVVVDELSDVARISGHPKFPKVSVFHALNQKAVARSYAKKINKSYDELRLIVVHLGGGISVGAHLLGKVVDVNQALDGSGPFSPERSGSLPVGDVIRAAFSGAYTQEEMISMLVGKGGMTAYLGTNDAKEIEDKAKVGEEEELAVMEALIYQVAKEICSMTVPLENKVDAILITGGMAYGKWLTDKITEKVAHIADVEIFPGEDEMWALALNGNRVLNNETTPKRYGSTEF, encoded by the coding sequence ATGAGTCATAAAATATTAGTCATCAATCCTGGATCCACTTCAACAAAAGTGGCGGTCTATGATGGTGAAAATGAGCTTTACACTCAAACATTACGACATTCTACTGAAGAACTGAACAAGTTTCAGGAAGAAGATGAACAACTAAATTTCAGAAAGCAAAAAGTGATTGAATTTTTAAAGGAAAAGTCTGTTGCTCTTTCTGATTTAGATATTGTGATGGCGAGAGGTGGCCTATCAAAACCTATTGAATCTGGGGTGTATCTAGTAGATGAAGATCTACTTCACGATTTAAAGGAAACACCAAGAAAGCATGCTAGCAATTGGGCGGCTAAAATAGCATTTGATATCGCACAAGAAGGAAATGTACAGGCATGTATCGCAGATCCAGTAGTCGTAGATGAATTATCAGATGTTGCTCGTATATCTGGACATCCTAAGTTTCCAAAAGTGTCTGTTTTTCATGCATTAAATCAAAAAGCTGTAGCTAGATCATATGCGAAAAAGATCAACAAATCTTATGATGAATTAAGATTAATTGTTGTTCATTTAGGTGGAGGTATTTCTGTAGGTGCACACCTTTTAGGTAAAGTGGTAGATGTTAATCAGGCATTAGATGGTTCAGGGCCATTTTCACCAGAAAGGTCAGGTTCTTTGCCTGTAGGAGATGTAATTAGAGCTGCATTTAGTGGTGCATATACTCAGGAAGAAATGATTAGCATGTTAGTAGGTAAAGGGGGAATGACCGCCTATTTAGGTACTAACGATGCAAAAGAAATAGAGGATAAAGCGAAAGTAGGTGAAGAGGAAGAGTTAGCGGTAATGGAAGCCTTGATCTACCAAGTAGCAAAAGAGATATGTAGTATGACTGTCCCATTAGAAAATAAAGTAGATGCAATTCTTATAACAGGGGGAATGGCCTACGGGAAATGGTTGACAGATAAGATTACAGAAAAAGTAGCTCATATTGCTGATGTTGAAATTTTCCCTGGGGAAGATGAAATGTGGGCATTAGCTCTGAATGGTAATAGAGTGTTGAATAATGAAACAACACCGAAGAGATACGGCTCAACTGAATTTTAG
- a CDS encoding bifunctional enoyl-CoA hydratase/phosphate acetyltransferase, which produces MLKSISELVEILNNQTTKRRLVLCAAADDNALEAVYKAYKENIIEPVLVGNKDDIKTLCEELGFEFGNDVQIIHRVDYKEMVKAAVSLIHDGKADFLMKGHISTAELMRGVLNKEWGLKKSRVISHLALFDLPAYHKPLALTDVAMNIAPDLDTKIGILNNAIGFLRKIGIKKPKVAALAAVEMVNEKMPATLDAALLTIMANRGQIRNCEIDGPLAFDNAISQESSSHKGIKGAVAGNADLLLVPDIEAGNVLYKAFVFFASAKVASIILGAKAPIVLTSRADSMETKLNSIRLAAASIEF; this is translated from the coding sequence ATGTTGAAAAGCATTTCTGAACTTGTAGAAATTCTCAATAATCAAACTACAAAAAGAAGACTTGTTCTTTGTGCAGCAGCAGATGATAATGCCTTGGAAGCTGTATATAAGGCATACAAGGAAAATATCATTGAGCCAGTTCTTGTCGGTAATAAAGATGATATCAAAACTTTATGTGAAGAACTCGGATTTGAGTTCGGAAACGATGTTCAAATCATCCATAGAGTCGATTACAAGGAAATGGTGAAAGCAGCAGTTTCATTAATTCATGACGGTAAGGCTGACTTTTTAATGAAAGGTCATATTTCTACAGCAGAATTAATGAGGGGTGTTTTAAACAAAGAATGGGGACTTAAGAAAAGTAGAGTAATCTCTCATTTAGCTCTTTTTGATCTTCCAGCTTACCATAAGCCATTAGCTTTAACAGATGTGGCAATGAACATTGCTCCAGATTTGGATACAAAAATTGGTATCTTGAATAATGCGATCGGTTTCCTTCGTAAAATTGGTATCAAAAAACCTAAAGTCGCAGCTTTAGCAGCAGTGGAAATGGTTAACGAAAAAATGCCAGCCACTTTAGATGCTGCGCTTCTTACTATTATGGCCAATAGAGGGCAAATCAGAAATTGTGAAATTGATGGCCCATTAGCTTTTGATAATGCAATTAGTCAGGAATCGTCATCTCATAAAGGAATTAAAGGAGCTGTGGCAGGGAATGCCGATCTTTTACTTGTTCCAGATATCGAAGCCGGAAATGTTTTATACAAGGCTTTTGTCTTCTTTGCAAGTGCAAAAGTGGCGTCGATAATTTTAGGAGCAAAAGCACCGATTGTCTTAACATCAAGAGCTGATTCAATGGAAACTAAATTGAATTCTATCCGTTTGGCAGCTGCATCTATTGAGTTTTAA